The sequence below is a genomic window from Mercenaria mercenaria strain notata unplaced genomic scaffold, MADL_Memer_1 contig_5097, whole genome shotgun sequence.
TAATCTTATACAAAAGAAAAAGTTTGGAAATGAACCAGTAACAGTTATGTGTGTCGGCAGTGCTGGAGAAGGAGTTGAATTATCAGACAGTGATTTAGATTTGATGCTGTTAACAGACACAATTGTATGTACAGACCAAGCAATGGACAATAAACACTTAAATATTCTTAAGACTGACTATACAAATTCTTGTCCTGGATACACAAAAGTAGTGTCTACACATTTAGTTATGGATACGATCACAGGATCTGCCTGCTACAACTCCTCCACAAATGTATCTCCAGAAGGACATCCATATATATCCAGTGGAGTTTTCAAGAACATGATTTATCAAAACACTGATAAGTTCCTTCCATTGCTTACTCCCTTTTGCACCATTACAAGTAATGGACCAGCTGCAACAAGCCAGATGTTTAACTCAAAGAAAATCGACTGGGTTTTTTCGGTTTCCTACTTTGGAAATACAATTTTAAGTAAATGGGCAAATAGAAAGAGGTTCAATAACTGGCCATCAAATGCAATGATAAAGCAAATATCTGAAATGGAAGGTTATATTGTACCAGTTGGAAACAAAGAAAGTGAAAATCAAGGCTTAGAATGGCGTATCTGTTACACCACTGCCGAGATGGCAATGATAAGAAATCTTACCGATGCACaattgaaattgtacattttactgAAAATGGTAGTTGGAAGCATTATTAAACCAGAGTGTAAAGAAATAACATCATATGTtgtaaaaaatgttcttttttgggTCATTGAAGTAACGCCTGCTTATCAGTTTACACCAAAGTTGTTGGTCAAACTAGTAAAGAAATGTCtatatttcttcaaatattgttTAGAGAATAATCATATACCAAACTACATGATTCCAGAAAGAAATCTCATGCGTTTTTCTTTCCATGGCAAGGACAAACTCCCagttatacatttcatttcaggTCTATTGGAAGATGGGGGTTCTCTATTACAAAGAATTCCAAAGTTATACACATGTATGTTTTTGGAATGTACAAGCCCTAAAAGAGTACAACAGTATGCAAAGTGGAGGGAAGAAGTTGAAAAATTAAGTTCACCTCTTCAAACAGGAATCAAAATGATTGATCTGACAAATGTACATGACAATCACTACATATACTGTTCTGAAAATGGTAGCTCAGTTACAATAGAATCTAGTAGTTTTATGATCTTACAAGAAAATATTGGTCAACAGTCACTGCCAATGGCTACAATAAGAGAATGTATCAATATGATATTACCAGATGCCCATCACTTGCTGATGTCTGGACATTTAGTTCagtattttgaacttttaaaagaAAGACTGAAATTGTTAAAACCACTGTAAAATTGTTGCAACAGGAACAGTCCCATTTCCCAACCACTTTCAGATGATTAATCATGAATcaacatatttttgatattttgcaagttcatatattctgttacagACTTTTAAGGGGCTCATCTCCCAATTTATGTCAACTTTTCTGAAATGTAGAAAATAGTTTCAATTATTAGAATTTTGTAGACTGAAAATAAAGGCGAAATCATTGGAGAAGTTTTATGCAGAattgtaaaatttctttactgtGTTAGCCAggccatacatgtgatctcccaaGCGGGAgagtcaaaatcccgattttcaACTTGCCTCCCATCTCCTGACCGAAACCATAATTCTCtcgcttttttaatttttttaaatttttagcctTTTTTTCCTTGCTGCAATGACTGGATCGATAATTACAGAGGACCgccaaacatatttacactgtaaATTAAAGCATCACTGActgtgtattatacatgtgtaGCTGGAGGAAatagttgtttttcacaggtggcTTTTGATAACAAGATTGATTGTTTCTTTTGATAAGGGATAAGACCAGCAGGGTTTTTTCACCTGTCATACGAGGGGCCGAATATTGCCAATGAAGCTCCATTTTCCCCAAATTGCCTATGAAGCTCCATTTTTCCCAATTGGAGGCAAAATATTCCAAAAAAATTCCTAACTGAATTGactttttgattattcaaagaaaaattatgTTTGGTAATGAAATCACacaaataattgttggaaaaaccaacccgcTACTATTTTTGGTACATGGCTGTCGTCTGCAACTCGGTAAAAATTAAATGTACGATTATGCCAGAAAATTGTACGTTTTGTAAGTAAAAACCTCTCAAATCacataaatacatcaacatttattgaataaagtaccaAAAACTATGTGGACAAATAGTTCTTATACCATTACAATcaaatgtcacatgttttcatgACCTGATTTTTTCACCCGAACACATATATACTACTTTTTGGACAATATATTTGTCATTGTGGTGAAAATGTTATAggtattaaaatgtaaacaaaagtttaaataggacaaattaaaatttattctatttttgcaaGGACTGTCAAGAATCAGCAACTTAGAAAAAATCCTTAAAAGCAAATTTTCTACATTTCAATGGGGTTACTTtgaatttgtaatttatttatagatCTATGTCTaccaataaaacttgaaaattaatgTGCTActtgttaaaatagaaaataatggaaattattttagaattaaaataatttaatttattttttctcaaattgttgctcgttaattaccgtctgctagtttattaaattgtcgtctgttttcgtagataaacgtgtcatcgatattgttacacttggctgatctgaactggttcctattgatactggtacccagtcgatataatataaataccaataatctcgtgcagttctctcacattttgcTAGTAGCACCGTCGGTAACGTCAAAACTACCCGCCCGCCACACCCTGTATTTATAGGAAACTTTTGAAACATAGAGCTTTGCATCTTTAATTTCGGGCTAGTATTGTAGTTTTAACAACTTGCTAGAATActttgtcagtattttatatacactttacCGATCTATTTATGTTGATCTTACATCATCTGtggaatgttttatgaaattggtTCAAAGTTGTAAAGGAAATTTGCATAAAGTCCATCTATTTAACAATAGCTAACGCTGATGTTCTAGTTCAAGTTAATTGTTATTGTCCACCCGGTCTTGACGACTGAGTTGTTAGGTACTGCcgtctttttacttacaattgcaGGGTTAAACCGTGCCAAAGTAAATTGATGAGGGTGATATACCGGAGAGCAATAACACTGCAGGAGATAACACATCCAGCCATCAAAATGTATGATGGGGCTAGATGTCATCTTGTTACGTGACCAAGGACTTCCAAATGTGAGATGTTCATACCGTGTTATGAAGAAAAAACTGAGACATTTTGATGCagtgtatataaattttgttatttaagaaaacggTTTAGCATGGGCGTGACTATATTTGTATAAGACTCTCCAgtataatttgaaagattttatacttctttaaaaagGCACGGGATAGTTGAttgatattaacctttagcatgctagataaattgtcgtctgatggaaatgtcgtctgctaaaattgtgaagttcattcaatttgctccaaaattggaagaaatattgtcagagtagcaaacagcttggaacctgatcagacgccgatttaatcggcgtctgatctggttccaagctgtttgcaaaggctgttaaattcgcctgcagcaggctaagggttaatatacgtatttctaatattaaaatatataaactaaatgtacaagaagacaatagtgaagtaataaaattattagaataagtttcactttttaagttaaatgtgTCGTATTGACATGAAATTCAAGGACAGGAAAATAATTATAGGAAGTATTGACtgtcgtaaatattattttatgtgaaCTTAAAAACTTTGTGATCACAGTTGGATATCTCTAAGAAAATTCTGCTATTATTTGTGGTAACAATTATTATGTAGGACACTGGCTTTTTAACTGTGACATTTGATAGACCTTAATATTAGTTTTTCTTCATCTTGTCATAATACTATAAGTAAAAGgtgtttatttataatactgGCTTGATGGATATTGTCGCTCATAATATGTTGGcggtaaaattctgtcggccgtgaggtgagcggatacggtgcctgtatgtttgcattcaagttgcgtactttggggtatcatatgtttaccagtttgtgttaactggatagtaaaaggttttgccctagtacttggcgattcctagtgttgcgtgtgttgcgtatgttgcgttgctctcagtggtgtcactttgccttgccttgccttgcctttcattgactcgtgttgcggtttcgctcattctcggtgaaacccgaaatgggtggaatggtagctcgacgttcaattgaaattgttgtgtgtttgcatttgagtgatacctgttataaagtgcaaagtgtcttgtgttgctttgcctttgagtgacacctgttacaaagtacaaagtgtcttgcgttactttgcgttgtttgagtgatacctgttacaaagtacaaagtgtcttgcattgctttgccttgtggtccgttgtgttatattgcctcgctttacattggctagggttgtgcatttgaccgcatcccggtgacacccgggctgggttggattcacaattcgaagttcgatggattgcgcagttgcgttgtttttgcaagccttgggttggtgcgtctgttcctctctcggtcgacggattttgctgtgcttttaacgactctacacggtgagacccttgttgagtcatgagcggccgatcaactcccaatattgtcaatatacttttactgaatttaattaaattattacaaaatgtatcatgcgtatgtttaactatcgttgtaagtatcaatgcatattcttgatgaataaagagtgttgtatgagataattggtttttattttgagtaataaaataaactaaaattttgGATTTTGTCTCTTAATTGTGCATCCGCATGCTTAATTTATGTGGATAAAAAACCTCTAGTTTTGAGACCCCAATTCCAGCTGAAAAATAGCAAaactccagttttgggattctgaaatTATCACATGTATGAGCCAGGCTGTTTAAAACTGGAATTTAGATACTCTTTACAAGACTTACAATATCATCTGAAAtaccaatttttgttgttgtttttttcagcatGATGTCATCTATTTAGACAAGAGTCATATTTCAATGTGTATCACGAGACAAAAAAAGCCCCTTTAAAAGCATCTTGAAAGCATTGACCTACTATGTTCTAAATACGGCCAGTCAAGAAATTTGATTTTACTAGGACTAAGTTtcttttgaccctagatgaccaagtttcaaacttgacttggaCAAACATTCTCacagtataaaatttcaaatccaTTTAAACCTGTGGAAAAAAGTTCACATCACACACTCACATGTACCTATTATGCTAATGTACACATTATGTGTAAGTCCGAGGGCCTTAACTGTTGTTTTCTTGACCAACCCTGAGGAACAAAAAAATAGACCCAAACTGACATAAGAGAACCTTGATCAATTGTCCTTATTTCtgtccaagtttggtgaaaatccaccCACTGGCTCATGAGTTGTttatagttcttaaatttttaactctggtggcccctaaatgCAATTAAGGGGAaccatttgagccacgccatgagataaccaacatagtgcatttgcgactagcatagatccagaccagcctgcgcatccatgcagtctggtcagggtccatgctgttcactttcagagcctattgcaataagagaaactgttagcaaacagcatggatactgaccagactacgcggatacacaggctggtctggatccatgctggtcgcaaagcaactatgttggttttctcatggcacagctaaTTTGAAGAAACTTGAAAAAGATTCATCTGaggatgcttctgaccaagtttttggaAAATCCATTTCAGTTCATGAGAATAacagtttatttgtttaaagaaCTTTTTGGTGGCCTCTAAACAGCTCTGGGACAGcgcaaccattctgacaaaatccaTGTTTGCTTTTGACCAAGCTTGGTGAACATCCATTAACGGTTCTtgacaaaaatgctttaaatgattttcattttacaCTCTAGTGCTATTAAGTGCAGCATAACTATCTGTACATGCTTTAGAATGGTCCATGCAAGGGTGCATCTGACTTAAATTTGGTGAACATCTATCCAGCTGtttgtttaaagaattttttcattAAACGTCTTTGTTAGGATATAAAAGCCTAGTTTATTCTGCAAATGCtcgaaaaaatgttttaatacaataATGTTCTCTCAGATGAAACAATTTACATTTGGCCAAAACAAGTAATCATTAATTCCAGTAAGCATTAATTCCATGTATGCTAAACATTCAATCAAAAGAAATACATTGATAATGTCCAATAATATGTTATAATTCAGACAAGCTTGTGTTAGTTATATAATTGTgtgataatatacatgtacattttgtattacagTCATATGCTGCAGAACTCTGATTTCTATCAATTAGTTAAAGTTCCTTTTGTGCATGTAATTTATTCAGATACAGTCCAAAACAGTTATCTCGACTTcggttattttgatatttcaatatcTTGAATTGATTTTCCCAGTcccgatttttttccttcttatttcatataaatcaactACGGATATCTCGATTTGGATATTTcgattttttcaatatttcaactAAATTTTCAAGCCCCAACTTTGAAATTTACTCTATTTTGATATTGGTTATCTCGAGCTGACATTAATCATCTGCCAAACGCAGGTGCGAAAAGCTGTAGGCGCTTGTATTCGCTAAATTGTCATCTGCCGCTTTATGTGCGAAAAACAACACACGCAGTTATTCACTCAATGATCCTGGTAGACCCAAAGCCAATTAACCGGCGCTCATGCGTCATTAATTGTATGTTTGCAACGCAAGCTGTGTGACACACTGAgtaatttatattgaattttcaaaataattttgtaattataaacaaaaagCAATGAAGATTCTGTGTAATTTACATCAAATTTAGGTTTGAACACCTATTAAAGAGAGAATAAATTTTCACATCATGTGCATTGCACAAACCACAAGATGTGGAAAGAGGTATTATAAACCAGGAAGTaggttgaaaaaatattatttcaacaaGTAATGACCAATcaatatgtaaaacataatatttatgtacaaatatacacATTTTGTCTCACAAACTTCTTTTTATCAACACAAAACTATATTACCCCACCTACCAACCAAACTTGCCCTAACTTCGgttattttgatatttcgatGACGAACAACTAACAACTAACAGTGATCTTGgtaccatccactgagccatttttgaatgttccaaatttcaagactagctcaatgtcaaaatcgatgtcaaatttcatttcggaacaaaacaatgtgtatgtggtccaaatttgaaagctgtggcttgagaaatgtgaaagcaggtcactagatcaatttcaaggtcaaagttcatttcggtagacagaactatgcatgtgcttcaaatctgaaggttgtagcttgagaaatgtgaaagtaggtaataggtaaaaatcaatgtcaaatttcaattcagaacacaaaaatacgcatgcggtccaaatttgaagcctgttgcttcagaaatgtgaaGTAGGTCGCTATGTCaacctcaagatcaaagttcatttcgacacacaaaactatgcatgtggttcaaatttgaaggctgtagctcgagaaatgtgaaagtaggtcactatgtcaacctcaagatcaaagttcatttcggtacacaaaactatgtctgtggttcaaatttgaaggctgtagcttgagaaatgtgaaagtcactaggtcaaaataaaggtcaaattttattttggaacacaaaactatgcaagtggtcctaatttgaagcctgaaccttcagaaatgtgaaagtaggtcactaggtcaatctcaagatcaaagttcatttcagtacacaaaaatatgcttgtggttcaaatttgaaggctgtttttttttcttttttgggtttaacgccgtttttcaacagtatttcagtcatgtaacggcgggcagttaacctaaccagtgttcctggattctataccaatacaaacctgttctccgcaagtaactgccaacttccccacatgaatcagaggtgcaggactaatgatttcagacacaatgtcgtttatcaaataatcacggagaacatacgcctcacccgacgatcgaactcacgaccccgcaatccgtagaccgatgctctacctactgagctaagcgggcgggctaaatttgaaggctgtagcttgagaaatgtgaaagtaggtcaccaggtcaaaatcaaggtcaaatttattttggaacaaaaaactatgcatgtggtccaaatttgaagcctgtaccttcaaaaatgtggaagtaggtcactaggtcaagatcaaggtcaactcatgtcaaggttcatcttgcctctcaaaactatacaagtggtccaaatttgaatgatgtaagttatggatatgaaggttctaagtttttccctatataagtctatatgaaccatatgacccctggggcggggccatatttgaccctagagggataatttgaaaaaacttggtagagaaccactaaatgatgctacatcaCAAAATAGCAAAGCCATagcctttgtggtttggacaagaagatttttaaagtttttccctatataagtctatgtaaaccatgtgacccccagggcggagccatatttgaccctaggggaataatttgaacaatcttagtagaggaccactagatgatgtcatatacaaaatatcaaagccctaggccctgtggttttggacaagagtttttttcaaagttttttcctatataagtctatataaaccatgtgacccccggggcggggccatatttgaccccagggaaataatctgaacaatcttggtagaggacctctagattttgctacataccaaatatcaaagccctaggccctatggttttggaaaagaagatcagaaaccgttttaactgttcctggccaatgtgaccttgacctttgacctaatgacctcaaaatcaataggggtcatctactggtcatggccaacctaactatcaattttcctgacactaggctcaagcgttctagagttattgcctggaaaccattttactgttactggtcactgtgaccttgacctttgacatactgacctcaaaatcaataggggtcatctgctggtcctgaccaaccttcctatcaactttcgtgacccttggcttaagcgttcttgagttatcatccggaaaccgttttactgttcagggttactgtgaccttg
It includes:
- the LOC123556514 gene encoding uncharacterized protein LOC123556514, producing MSGKEDEDLSLIISSTLDHFGYSREMISFRSKSYDNIGNLIQKKKFGNEPVTVMCVGSAGEGVELSDSDLDLMLLTDTIVCTDQAMDNKHLNILKTDYTNSCPGYTKVVSTHLVMDTITGSACYNSSTNVSPEGHPYISSGVFKNMIYQNTDKFLPLLTPFCTITSNGPAATSQMFNSKKIDWVFSVSYFGNTILSKWANRKRFNNWPSNAMIKQISEMEGYIVPVGNKESENQGLEWRICYTTAEMAMIRNLTDAQLKLYILLKMVVGSIIKPECKEITSYVVKNVLFWVIEVTPAYQFTPKLLVKLVKKCLYFFKYCLENNHIPNYMIPERNLMRFSFHGKDKLPVIHFISGLLEDGGSLLQRIPKLYTCMFLECTSPKRVQQYAKWREEVEKLSSPLQTGIKMIDLTNVHDNHYIYCSENGSSVTIESSSFMILQENIGQQSLPMATIRECINMILPDAHHLLMSGHLVQYFELLKERLKLLKPL